One part of the Esox lucius isolate fEsoLuc1 chromosome 10, fEsoLuc1.pri, whole genome shotgun sequence genome encodes these proteins:
- the si:dkey-154b15.1 gene encoding uncharacterized protein si:dkey-154b15.1: protein MDGKAIEVLGVPGSLLAPDRMVDKLTIHFLRPRNGGGEVLTVMFPTSISGRAVVVFEKPEVADSVLWQSHDLTVEGQRFPLEVRRMNRLEFDMPVKATVDVTMFNNDEAVLRLLQSHGFQVTESRPGQLLIMGSFLKLRAVKAQLQQLLTGDPQPHSSTHTSRVHDHANQALSARRSSVNGEQRSPLLQTSQHSDLLDSGSAHNLSSPQRTSPSPGLQVAGPGANVTQRMKPCLRPDEHDSHTPSRKSLSFLTEEDVLNYALCFRKKDINGILQSHNTEIDVKSTGSSGVKCVFLDGQNPEMAVVKLQSVLSQLTATLRTQEINLSSLDHDNQVMVSKRIQKYKDIYPAVVVSQVGDTLRLVGPSCDSYEMKQMLLGKATELPPAGRTGRPTGRNSRDRRSSSMPRLTQREDAPSGHGPATTAASSHYFPSNYQDDPGRGRADQRPGEALPPAYSSRGRSGSESQSKTNNRKEELGQGRGTREQRQAAQRQDKGDLGVPAAGHKSPLAKLQSKMPSLPMSMTKTEIKKKFNITKKW from the exons ATGGATGGAAAGGCCATTGAAGTTCTCGGCGTCCCTGGCAGCCTTCTCGCCCCGGACAGGATGGTTGACAAGCTCACAATACACTTCCTGAGACCACGCAATGGCGGCGGAGAGGTTCTGACAGTGATGTTCCCCACCAGCATCTCGGGCCGGGCCGTTGTCGTGTTTGAGAAGCCTGAAG TGGCTGACTCTGTCTTGTGGCAGAGCCATGATTTGACAGTGGAAGGACAACGCTTTCCTCTTGAAGTCAGGAGAATGAACAGACTGGAG TTCGACATGCCGGTCAAGGCCACTGTGGATGTGACCATGTTCAACAACGATGAGGCAGTCCTGCGTCTCCTTCAGTCCCATGGCTTTCAAGTGACTGAGAGTCGCCCTGGTCAGCTGCTCATAATGGGCTCCTTTCTGAAGCTCCGGGCTGTCAAGGCCCAACTCCAGCAGCTGTTAACCGGGGATCCCCAGCCCCACAGCAGCACACACACGAGCAGGGTCCACGACCATGCAAACCAGGCTTTAAGCGCAAGACGTTCTTCGGTCAATGGAGAGCAACGTTCACCTCTCCTTCAGACTTCTCAACACTCCGACTTGTTGGACTCAGGCTCTGCTCACAACTTGTCCAGCCCACAGAGGACCAGCCCATCTCCAGGCCTCCAGGTGGCCGGGCCTGGAGCTAACGTGACCCAGAGGATGAAGCCGTGCCTCAGGCCAGACGAACACGACTCCCACACCCCATCACGCAAGTCGCTGTCCTTCTTGACAGAAGAGGATGTGCTCAACTACGCCCTGTGCTTTAGGAAAAAGGACATTAATGGAATTCTGCAAAGCCACAATACTGAAATCGATGTGAAGAGTACAGGCAGTTCTGGTGTTAAGTGTGTTTTCCTCGACGGTCAGAACCCAGAGATGGCGGTGGTCAAGCTGCAGAGCGTTCTCAGCCAACTCACGGCAACACTACGCACCCAAGAAATCAATCTGTCCTCACTTGATCACGACAATCAGGTAATGGTCAGTAAGCGGATTCAGAAGTATAAGGACATATATCCTGCTGTTGTTGTCAGTCAGGTCGGAGATACTCTTCGCCTCGTAGGTCCTTCCTGTGATAGTTACGAGATGAAGCAGATGCTCCTGGGAAAAGCAACGGAACTGCCACCTGctgggaggacagggagacCGACGGGCCGAAACTCTAGAGACAGGAGAAGTAGTTCTATGCCCCGCCTGACCCAAAGGGAGGACGCCCCATCGGGCCATGGCCCTGCGACCACTGCGGCTTCATCACACTACTTCCCATCAAACTACCAGGATGACCCTGGACGCGGGAGGGCTGACCAGAGGCCTGGAGAAGCCCTGCCCCCTGCATACTCCTCAAGGGGGAGGAGCGGCTCCGAGAGCCAGTCGAAAACAAACAATCGGAAGGAGGAACTGGGGCAAGGAAGAGGTACTAGGGAACAAAGGCAGGCCGCACAGAGGCAGGACAAAGGCGATCTGGGAGTTCCCGCTGCTGGACATAAGTCCCCACTTGCGAAACTGCAGTCAAAAATGCCATCGCTACCAATGAGCATGACGAaaacagagataaaaaaaaagtttaatataACCAAGAAGTGGTAA